A window from Actinomycetospora corticicola encodes these proteins:
- a CDS encoding rhomboid-like protein: protein MSYVRRGPWTCGFLVVLLVAHAWFTFSPAADGAVAWLSTNLENLARHPVGSLVGSAVVTDGPLLDPGLLITLWLGIGVALWWIEAHRGAGRAATVFLGGHVGATLLTAAVLVVALRSGRYPDDTRSAVDVGISYGAQAALAALVVALPRKAWAPWVLFVLGWPIADAEWFGLLPDFTTVGHLIAAAIGFVLAATLLRTPRPTS, encoded by the coding sequence GTGAGCTACGTGCGACGGGGACCGTGGACCTGCGGGTTCCTCGTCGTCCTGCTCGTCGCGCACGCCTGGTTCACGTTCTCCCCCGCGGCGGACGGCGCGGTCGCCTGGCTCTCGACGAACCTCGAAAACCTCGCACGACACCCGGTGGGATCGCTGGTCGGGAGTGCCGTCGTCACCGACGGCCCGCTGCTCGACCCCGGCCTGCTGATCACGTTGTGGCTCGGCATCGGGGTCGCGCTCTGGTGGATCGAGGCGCACCGAGGCGCGGGCCGGGCCGCCACGGTCTTCCTGGGCGGTCACGTCGGGGCGACCCTGCTGACCGCAGCCGTCCTCGTCGTGGCACTGCGCTCCGGGCGCTACCCCGACGACACCCGCTCCGCCGTCGACGTCGGCATCTCCTACGGCGCGCAGGCGGCGCTCGCGGCCCTCGTCGTCGCCCTGCCGCGGAAGGCGTGGGCGCCGTGGGTGCTGTTCGTCCTGGGGTGGCCGATCGCCGACGCCGAGTGGTTCGGCCTGCTGCCCGACTTCACCACCGTCGGGCACCTCATCGCGGCGGCGATCGGGTTCGTCCTGGCCGCGACGCTGCTCAGAACGCCACGACCGACTTCGTGA